The Vescimonas coprocola genome includes a window with the following:
- a CDS encoding GNAT family N-acetyltransferase has translation MNIREATKNDCVHMDALLTKLIRYEARFDPNLSPEVVIEDNYAGQIAAEGCKAYVAEDHGIIVGYLYGFTYRIPQVLLQPIAIVDALYVEEGYRGKGIAKDLFRKFQEFASGCGAASIELKVMSRNRDALRLYASLGFCETKKYMALPLSQNGSK, from the coding sequence ATGAACATCCGAGAAGCCACAAAAAATGACTGTGTGCATATGGATGCACTCCTGACGAAGCTGATCCGTTATGAGGCCCGATTTGATCCTAATTTGAGTCCAGAGGTCGTCATAGAGGACAATTACGCCGGGCAAATAGCCGCAGAAGGCTGTAAGGCTTATGTCGCAGAGGACCATGGGATCATCGTTGGATATCTCTATGGATTTACATACCGGATCCCGCAGGTGCTCTTGCAGCCCATCGCCATCGTCGATGCCCTGTATGTCGAAGAGGGCTACCGTGGGAAGGGAATCGCCAAAGATCTATTCCGCAAGTTTCAGGAGTTTGCGTCGGGCTGCGGCGCTGCCAGCATTGAGTTGAAGGTGATGTCCCGTAACAGAGATGCGCTGCGCCTGTATGCGTCGCTGGGGTTTTGCGAGACAAAAAAGTATATGGCGCTGCCGCTGTCGCAGAATGGAAGCAAATGA
- a CDS encoding DUF6472 family protein: protein MTKCESCVFYQYDENYDDYVCDMDLDEDEMVRFLSSQTDSCPYWRPGDDYLTARRQ from the coding sequence ATGACCAAGTGTGAGAGCTGTGTGTTCTATCAGTACGATGAGAACTACGACGATTATGTCTGCGACATGGACTTGGACGAGGACGAGATGGTGCGCTTCCTCTCCTCCCAGACAGACAGCTGTCCCTACTGGCGGCCTGGCGATGACTATCTCACCGCCCGCAGGCAGTAG
- a CDS encoding MATE family efflux transporter yields MHHIQHPHPTHSGVDMTEGNITGHLIRFALPLLAGNIFQQLYNMVDTWVVGNFVSNEAFSAVGTVGPIVNMLIGCFLGFSSGAGVVISQYYGARRTERVHDAVHTALVLTVILCAVFTALGIGFTPLMLRLMNTPAEVFPESSAYLTIYFGGISGLLIYNMGSGILRAVGDSRRPFYFLVVSAVLNTALDLLFVLRFGMGVEGVAWATVIAQAVSALLVIVVLLRTEQTVRLIPRDLRIHLPVLRQIIRVGVPSALQMAITAFSNVFVQSYINSFGADCMGGWTAYTKIDQLMLLPMQSLALSATTFVGQNLGRGNEPRARQGVRRALAIAMAATVLVMIPVLVFAPQMTAFFNRKPEVVAYGALLLRCISPFYVLCCFNQVYAAALRGAGNSKATMIIMLCSFVLFRQVYLFIMSHYISHELIPLVMGYPAGWLVCSAATLIYYRRTSFLSTRLVAEDGSKEDIQ; encoded by the coding sequence ATGCACCATATCCAGCACCCTCATCCGACCCACTCCGGCGTGGATATGACCGAAGGCAATATCACCGGCCATCTGATTCGCTTTGCGCTGCCGCTGCTGGCGGGCAACATCTTTCAGCAGCTATACAACATGGTGGATACATGGGTGGTGGGCAATTTCGTCTCCAACGAGGCCTTCTCCGCCGTAGGCACAGTGGGCCCCATCGTCAATATGCTCATCGGCTGCTTTCTGGGCTTTTCCAGCGGCGCCGGCGTGGTCATCAGCCAGTACTACGGCGCACGACGCACGGAGAGGGTCCACGACGCCGTCCACACGGCGCTGGTGCTGACGGTGATCCTGTGTGCAGTATTCACGGCGCTGGGCATCGGCTTTACGCCCCTGATGCTGCGTTTGATGAACACCCCTGCCGAGGTGTTTCCGGAGTCCTCCGCCTATCTGACCATCTATTTCGGCGGCATCAGCGGCCTACTGATCTACAACATGGGCTCCGGCATCCTCCGGGCCGTGGGGGATTCCCGCCGCCCCTTCTATTTTCTGGTGGTCTCCGCCGTACTGAACACGGCGCTGGACCTGCTATTCGTGCTGCGGTTCGGTATGGGTGTGGAGGGCGTGGCATGGGCTACGGTTATTGCACAGGCCGTCTCGGCGCTTCTGGTGATCGTTGTCCTTCTGCGAACGGAGCAGACAGTGCGGCTGATCCCCCGTGACCTTCGCATCCATCTTCCTGTGCTGCGGCAGATCATCCGGGTGGGCGTCCCCTCCGCTCTGCAAATGGCCATCACCGCCTTCTCCAATGTCTTTGTCCAGTCCTACATCAACTCCTTCGGCGCCGACTGCATGGGCGGCTGGACGGCCTATACCAAGATCGACCAGCTGATGCTGCTGCCGATGCAGTCCCTGGCCCTGTCCGCCACTACCTTTGTGGGGCAGAATCTGGGCCGCGGCAACGAGCCCCGTGCTCGGCAGGGCGTGCGCCGTGCGCTGGCCATTGCCATGGCCGCCACGGTGCTGGTGATGATTCCGGTGCTGGTCTTTGCCCCGCAGATGACGGCCTTTTTCAACCGGAAGCCGGAGGTGGTGGCCTACGGCGCTCTGCTGCTGCGGTGTATCTCCCCCTTCTATGTGCTGTGCTGCTTTAATCAGGTCTACGCAGCTGCCCTGCGGGGCGCCGGAAACAGTAAGGCCACCATGATCATCATGCTGTGCTCCTTTGTGCTGTTCCGACAGGTCTACCTGTTCATTATGTCCCACTACATCTCCCATGAGCTGATCCCGCTGGTCATGGGCTATCCTGCCGGATGGCTGGTATGCAGCGCCGCCACGCTGATCTACTATCGCCGTACCTCCTTCCTGTCCACCCGGCTGGTGGCGGAGGACGGCAGCAAGGAGGACATCCAATGA
- a CDS encoding single-stranded DNA-binding protein — protein sequence MEQNFNHVLLCGQVLTQPQPSHVNHGQSFSRFLLSVPRLSGQEDCLPVIVPQPLLELCPLSPGAAVTVTGQLRSFNNRSGQGPRLVVSVFAQTLQPGGEGPVNRIRLSGVLCKPPTLRCTPLGREICDIILAVNRRYGRADYLPLIAWGTVARQTSILAVGARLTVEGRIQSRTYTKNLETGPQERVAYEVSVMRPAELSEFVE from the coding sequence ATGGAACAGAACTTCAACCACGTTCTTCTGTGCGGACAGGTTCTCACCCAGCCGCAGCCGTCCCACGTCAACCACGGCCAGAGCTTCTCCCGGTTCCTGCTGTCCGTCCCCCGGCTCTCCGGGCAGGAGGACTGTCTGCCGGTGATCGTCCCCCAGCCGCTGCTGGAGCTGTGTCCCCTGTCCCCCGGCGCAGCCGTCACCGTCACCGGCCAGCTTCGCTCCTTCAACAACCGCAGCGGACAGGGGCCACGGCTGGTGGTGTCGGTCTTTGCCCAGACCCTCCAGCCCGGTGGAGAGGGGCCGGTGAATCGCATTCGGCTGTCCGGCGTGCTCTGTAAGCCCCCTACCCTGCGCTGCACGCCCTTGGGACGGGAGATCTGCGATATCATTCTGGCGGTGAACCGGCGCTACGGCCGAGCGGACTACCTCCCCCTTATCGCATGGGGTACCGTTGCCCGTCAGACGTCCATTCTGGCGGTGGGCGCCCGTCTGACGGTGGAGGGCCGCATCCAGAGCCGCACCTACACCAAGAATCTGGAGACCGGGCCGCAGGAGCGAGTGGCCTATGAGGTGTCCGTCATGCGTCCGGCAGAGCTGTCGGAATTTGTAGAGTAG
- a CDS encoding radical SAM protein, which translates to MRYKGKVYRPPSEAYSLIVQVTYGCSHNGCAFCDMYDDKHFAIRPMEEVREDFEMARRVYKKVERVFLADGDALMRKTEELSQILGLIYGLFPECQRVTCYASPTSLQIKSEEDLRLLRSQGLTMVYMGLESGCDEVLRRMNKGHTAAAIVAAGQKARRCGLALSVTAISGLGSRELMREHAIGTAEAFSAMKPEYIGLLTLMVEPGTPLEKWVREGSFTVLGPEDILRETELLLQHIDSEGSVFRMNHASNYLTLKGTLNQDRDAMLERVRKGLEGYGLRPEYLRAL; encoded by the coding sequence ATGCGTTATAAGGGAAAGGTATACCGTCCGCCCAGTGAGGCTTACAGCCTCATCGTGCAGGTGACCTACGGATGCAGCCACAACGGCTGCGCCTTTTGCGATATGTACGACGACAAGCACTTCGCCATCCGACCCATGGAGGAGGTCCGGGAGGACTTCGAGATGGCCCGCCGGGTCTATAAAAAGGTGGAGCGGGTCTTTCTGGCGGACGGCGACGCCCTGATGCGGAAAACGGAGGAGCTGAGCCAGATCCTGGGCCTGATCTACGGTCTGTTCCCGGAGTGCCAGCGGGTGACGTGCTACGCCTCGCCCACCAGTCTCCAGATCAAAAGCGAGGAGGACTTGCGCCTGCTGCGGTCTCAGGGCCTGACCATGGTGTATATGGGGCTGGAGTCCGGCTGTGATGAGGTGCTGCGCCGGATGAACAAGGGCCACACGGCGGCGGCCATCGTGGCGGCGGGGCAGAAGGCCCGGCGCTGTGGACTGGCTCTGTCGGTAACGGCCATCTCAGGACTTGGGAGCCGGGAGCTGATGCGGGAGCACGCCATCGGTACGGCGGAGGCATTCAGCGCCATGAAGCCGGAGTACATCGGTCTGCTGACGCTGATGGTGGAGCCGGGTACGCCGCTGGAGAAATGGGTGCGTGAGGGCAGCTTTACCGTTCTGGGCCCGGAGGATATCCTGCGGGAGACGGAGCTGCTGCTCCAGCACATCGACAGCGAGGGCAGCGTATTCCGGATGAACCACGCCTCCAACTACCTGACGCTGAAGGGGACGCTGAATCAGGACCGGGACGCCATGCTGGAGCGAGTGCGGAAGGGCCTGGAGGGCTACGGCCTGCGACCGGAGTACTTGCGTGCTCTGTGA
- the ruvC gene encoding crossover junction endodeoxyribonuclease RuvC: MRILGIDPGVATVGFGVIDSEGGRQRMVQYGAITTPAGMPLAARLVQIGDDLGQLIRQFQPDEMSVEELFFSKNITTGIAVAHGRGVLLYTAEKMHLPVYEYTPMQIKQAVVGYGLAEKRQVMDMTRRLLKLKAVPRPDDAADALAIAICHARSATSLLRRKDPDVKETV, translated from the coding sequence ATGCGTATTTTGGGCATTGATCCGGGAGTGGCCACCGTGGGCTTCGGCGTCATCGATTCCGAGGGCGGGCGGCAGCGGATGGTCCAGTACGGAGCCATTACCACCCCGGCGGGTATGCCGCTGGCAGCCCGGCTGGTGCAGATCGGGGACGATCTGGGGCAGTTGATCCGGCAATTCCAGCCGGATGAGATGTCCGTCGAGGAGCTGTTTTTCAGCAAGAACATCACCACCGGTATTGCCGTGGCCCACGGGCGGGGGGTATTGCTGTACACGGCGGAGAAAATGCACTTGCCAGTATATGAATACACTCCCATGCAGATCAAGCAGGCGGTGGTAGGCTACGGTCTGGCGGAGAAGCGGCAGGTCATGGATATGACCCGGCGGCTGCTGAAGCTGAAGGCCGTCCCCCGGCCTGACGATGCCGCCGATGCGCTGGCCATCGCCATCTGCCACGCCCGCAGCGCCACGTCCCTGCTGCGGCGAAAGGACCCCGATGTAAAGGAGACGGTCTGA
- the ruvA gene encoding Holliday junction branch migration protein RuvA has translation MFYYLNGTVAEIAAGLAVIDCGGVGYACATTNYTLSQLKKGERARLYTYLHVREDIFELYGFASQQELNSFKMLIGVSGVGPKAALAILSATTPQNLALSIVTEDEKALTAAQGIGKKIAQRIILELKDKLAKEQSSFTVPSGGGSAPMPLGGSKSGEAAAALAVLGYGSQEISTALKGIDMDALPLEEIIRQALKKMVK, from the coding sequence ATGTTTTACTATCTCAACGGCACCGTGGCGGAGATCGCCGCCGGTCTGGCCGTCATCGACTGCGGCGGCGTGGGCTATGCCTGCGCCACCACAAACTATACCCTGTCTCAGCTGAAAAAGGGGGAGAGGGCCAGGCTCTACACCTACCTCCACGTGCGGGAGGATATCTTCGAGCTGTACGGCTTTGCCAGTCAGCAGGAGCTCAACAGCTTCAAGATGCTCATCGGCGTGTCCGGTGTTGGCCCTAAGGCGGCGCTGGCCATTCTGTCGGCCACCACACCCCAGAATCTGGCCCTGTCCATCGTGACGGAGGACGAGAAGGCGCTGACGGCGGCGCAGGGTATCGGCAAGAAGATTGCTCAGCGCATCATTCTGGAGTTGAAGGATAAGCTGGCCAAGGAACAGAGCAGCTTCACGGTACCGAGCGGCGGCGGCAGCGCCCCCATGCCCTTAGGCGGCAGCAAGTCCGGCGAGGCGGCGGCAGCGCTGGCAGTGCTGGGCTACGGCTCTCAGGAGATCAGTACGGCCCTGAAGGGCATCGATATGGACGCTCTGCCGCTGGAGGAGATCATCCGGCAGGCGCTGAAGAAAATGGTAAAGTGA
- the ruvB gene encoding Holliday junction branch migration DNA helicase RuvB — translation MSIDFGTDIYEEPLVAKTLLPEDNAEVSLRPHTLAEYIGQTKAKENLSVFIEAARRRTEPLDHVLLHGPPGLGKTTLAGIIAAEMGVNIRITSGPAIEKPGDLAALLTNLSENDILFVDEIHRLNRSVEEILYPAMEDYAIDIIIGKGPSANSIRLDLPKFTLIGATTRAGQLSAPLRDRFGVTLRLELYTPEELALIVTRSAGILNVPIQPEGAMEIARRSRGTPRIANRMLRRVRDFAQVRADGVITKAVADHALQALEIDYLGLDPVDRRMLRAIIENYGGGPVGLETLAATIGEESVTLEDVYEPYLMQLGFLTRTPRGRCVTRKAYEHLHIAFLGQEQLEI, via the coding sequence ATGAGCATTGATTTCGGCACCGATATCTACGAGGAGCCACTGGTAGCCAAGACGCTGCTGCCGGAGGACAATGCGGAGGTGAGCCTGCGCCCCCATACACTGGCGGAGTACATCGGCCAGACCAAGGCCAAGGAGAATCTCTCCGTCTTTATCGAGGCCGCCCGGCGGCGGACGGAGCCGCTGGATCATGTGCTGCTCCACGGCCCTCCGGGTCTGGGCAAGACCACGCTGGCGGGCATCATCGCCGCCGAGATGGGAGTCAACATCCGCATCACCTCCGGCCCGGCCATTGAAAAGCCCGGTGATCTGGCGGCCCTGCTGACGAATCTCAGCGAAAACGACATTCTCTTTGTGGACGAGATCCACCGGCTGAACCGCTCCGTGGAGGAGATTTTGTACCCCGCCATGGAGGACTATGCCATCGACATCATCATCGGCAAGGGCCCTTCCGCCAACTCCATTCGGCTGGATCTGCCCAAGTTCACCCTCATCGGCGCCACCACACGGGCCGGACAGCTGTCCGCTCCGCTGCGGGACCGGTTCGGCGTAACACTGCGGCTGGAGCTCTATACCCCGGAAGAACTGGCCCTGATCGTCACCCGCAGCGCCGGAATACTGAATGTCCCCATTCAACCGGAGGGCGCCATGGAGATCGCACGGCGCTCCCGTGGAACGCCCCGTATCGCCAACCGGATGCTGCGGCGGGTGCGGGACTTTGCTCAGGTGCGGGCGGACGGTGTTATTACCAAGGCCGTAGCGGATCACGCCCTGCAGGCGCTGGAGATCGACTATCTGGGGCTGGATCCAGTGGACCGGCGGATGCTGCGGGCCATCATCGAAAACTACGGCGGCGGCCCGGTGGGGCTGGAAACGCTGGCCGCTACCATCGGCGAGGAGTCCGTGACGCTGGAGGATGTGTATGAGCCGTACCTCATGCAGTTGGGCTTCCTGACCCGGACACCCCGTGGCCGCTGCGTCACCCGGAAGGCATATGAGCACCTGCACATAGCGTTTTTAGGACAGGAACAGCTGGAGATATAA
- the glmM gene encoding phosphoglucosamine mutase has translation MGKLFGTDGIRGIVGENLTVELAFHVGQAVAAVLTEEKGSKPTITIGKDTRISSDMLEAALMAGICSVGGDVMPLGTIPTPAVAYLTVLEQADAGIVISASHNPYEHNGIKVFNARGYKLSDESEARVEELILSGAPMDVKTHGEIGKRLHGMRQMKRDYIDHLISSIDCDLSGLRVLVDCANGAASATAPDLFDGLPLHADFIHREPDGVNINDGCGSTHLKSLSEGVVAGGYDLGIAFDGDADRCLLVDETGHTIDGDKVMAVCGADLRRHGKLSGNAIVATVMSNLGLHEYCRKEGIELVCTAVGDRHVLEKMLECGYAIGGEQSGHTIFREYATTGDGELTALQFLQALRRSGKRASELASCCPQYPQELINVAVSHVPGVKDAIMQDPALRHAIAQMEQELAGKGRVLIRPSGTEALIRVMVEAKTTEVARKVAEDLADLIKILSEKIQF, from the coding sequence ATGGGCAAACTGTTTGGCACGGATGGCATCCGTGGTATCGTTGGTGAAAATCTCACCGTAGAACTGGCTTTTCATGTGGGGCAGGCAGTGGCTGCCGTCCTGACGGAGGAGAAGGGGAGCAAGCCCACCATTACCATCGGCAAGGACACCCGTATCTCCTCGGATATGCTGGAGGCGGCGCTGATGGCGGGCATCTGCTCTGTGGGCGGTGACGTGATGCCCCTTGGCACCATTCCCACACCGGCGGTGGCGTATCTGACGGTGCTGGAGCAGGCGGATGCGGGCATCGTCATCTCGGCATCCCACAACCCCTATGAGCACAACGGCATCAAGGTGTTCAACGCTCGGGGCTATAAGCTTTCCGACGAGAGTGAGGCCCGTGTGGAGGAGCTGATCCTCAGCGGCGCTCCCATGGACGTCAAGACCCACGGCGAGATCGGCAAGCGCCTTCACGGGATGCGGCAGATGAAGCGGGATTACATCGACCATCTGATTTCCAGCATCGACTGCGACCTGTCGGGCCTGCGGGTGCTGGTGGACTGCGCCAACGGCGCGGCCTCTGCCACAGCGCCGGATCTGTTTGACGGCCTGCCCCTGCACGCAGATTTCATCCACCGAGAGCCGGACGGCGTGAACATCAACGACGGCTGCGGCTCCACCCACCTGAAATCCCTGTCCGAGGGCGTGGTGGCCGGCGGCTACGACTTGGGCATCGCCTTCGACGGCGACGCCGACCGCTGCCTACTGGTGGACGAGACGGGCCATACCATCGACGGAGACAAGGTGATGGCTGTCTGCGGTGCCGATCTGCGGCGTCACGGAAAGCTCTCCGGCAACGCCATCGTGGCCACGGTGATGTCCAATCTCGGCCTGCACGAGTACTGCCGCAAGGAGGGTATCGAGCTGGTATGCACCGCCGTAGGCGACCGCCATGTGCTGGAGAAGATGCTGGAGTGCGGCTACGCCATCGGCGGCGAGCAGTCGGGCCACACGATCTTCCGGGAATACGCCACCACCGGCGACGGTGAGCTGACGGCTCTGCAATTCCTGCAGGCCCTGCGCCGCTCCGGAAAGCGGGCCTCCGAACTGGCATCCTGCTGCCCCCAGTATCCACAGGAGCTTATCAATGTGGCCGTATCCCACGTTCCCGGCGTCAAGGATGCGATCATGCAGGATCCCGCCCTCCGGCACGCTATCGCTCAGATGGAGCAGGAGTTGGCCGGAAAGGGACGTGTTCTGATCCGTCCCTCCGGTACGGAGGCCCTGATTCGGGTCATGGTGGAGGCGAAAACCACCGAAGTTGCCCGAAAAGTGGCGGAAGATTTAGCTGATCTCATAAAAATTCTGTCTGAAAAAATACAGTTTTGA
- a CDS encoding sigma-70 family RNA polymerase sigma factor, which translates to MTKDQESGGAPLEQLPDEALCRLIREQDRPAEEVLAARYHRVVRSCARPYFLAGGDSEDLMQEGMFGLIKAMREYDPDRDASFRTFAETCIRHRLYSVVKAAAGGKHAPLNQSVPLNPSLFEANVSFAQPGPEDLLIDREKAVSLLENVRKQLSEFEVMILGFYLDGLTCREIAAAVGRSPKSVDNAVQRIRRKVARQLSSGDISKR; encoded by the coding sequence ATGACAAAGGATCAGGAATCCGGCGGCGCCCCTCTGGAACAGCTGCCGGACGAGGCGTTGTGCCGCCTTATCAGGGAGCAGGACCGTCCGGCGGAGGAGGTTCTGGCCGCCCGTTACCATCGGGTGGTTCGTTCCTGCGCCCGGCCCTATTTTCTGGCGGGCGGAGACAGCGAGGACCTGATGCAGGAGGGGATGTTCGGTCTCATCAAGGCCATGCGGGAGTATGACCCGGACCGGGATGCCTCCTTCCGAACCTTTGCCGAAACGTGTATCCGCCACCGGCTCTATTCCGTTGTGAAGGCTGCGGCGGGGGGGAAGCACGCCCCATTGAATCAATCGGTTCCCTTGAATCCCTCACTCTTTGAAGCAAATGTTTCCTTTGCACAGCCCGGTCCCGAGGATCTGCTGATCGACAGGGAGAAGGCTGTCAGCCTGCTGGAGAATGTCCGCAAGCAGCTGTCCGAATTCGAGGTCATGATTTTAGGGTTTTATCTGGACGGTCTTACCTGCCGTGAGATCGCTGCGGCCGTCGGCCGGTCCCCCAAGTCGGTGGACAACGCCGTGCAGCGCATCCGGCGCAAGGTGGCTCGGCAACTTTCATCAGGCGATATCAGCAAGCGCTGA
- a CDS encoding zinc-ribbon domain containing protein gives MYEDKTLVCKECGKEFVFTAGEQEFYAERGFQNEPQRCKACRDARKNAARGPREYFTATCAACGGEAKVPFEPKTDRPVYCSDCFAKMRENG, from the coding sequence ATGTACGAAGACAAGACTTTGGTTTGCAAGGAGTGCGGTAAGGAGTTCGTTTTCACCGCCGGTGAGCAGGAGTTCTACGCTGAGCGTGGTTTCCAGAACGAGCCTCAGCGCTGCAAGGCCTGCCGCGACGCTCGCAAGAACGCCGCCCGTGGCCCCCGTGAGTACTTCACCGCTACCTGTGCAGCCTGCGGCGGCGAGGCGAAGGTTCCCTTCGAACCCAAGACCGACCGTCCCGTGTATTGCAGCGATTGCTTCGCTAAGATGCGTGAGAACGGCTGA
- a CDS encoding DUF1858 domain-containing protein — translation MIEIKKDTIIGDILDVAPQTAPIFFSIGMHCLGCPSSRGETVEEACAVHGVDVDKLLELVNQEANKAAE, via the coding sequence ATGATCGAAATCAAAAAGGACACCATCATCGGTGATATTCTGGATGTTGCCCCTCAGACCGCTCCCATCTTCTTCTCCATCGGTATGCACTGCCTGGGTTGCCCCTCTTCCCGTGGCGAGACTGTGGAGGAGGCCTGCGCCGTTCACGGTGTGGACGTGGACAAGCTGCTGGAGCTGGTGAATCAGGAGGCCAACAAGGCCGCTGAGTAA
- a CDS encoding class I SAM-dependent methyltransferase: MKRITLQPRLRLLAEMTPHGGRLADIGTDHGYLPVWLLQEGRIPSAIAADVGAEPLEHARRTAEEYETQGLDFRLCDGLSGIEAEETDTVVIAGMGGETIRDILRAAPWAADGHHTLLLQPMTKVELLRGWLRENGYRCTEERLVQDKGKLYVILSVTGGPSGEASDAERYGGFCLEHDPLYGLYLEQQLRRLYLRMDGLHRGGDESEAEPLAALADILEEKKEAWQRGNGQ, encoded by the coding sequence ATGAAACGGATCACATTACAGCCAAGGCTGCGTCTGCTGGCGGAGATGACGCCGCATGGCGGCCGTCTGGCGGATATCGGCACCGACCACGGCTATTTGCCAGTCTGGCTGCTGCAGGAAGGGCGTATCCCCTCCGCCATCGCCGCCGATGTGGGGGCGGAGCCGCTGGAACACGCCCGCCGCACGGCGGAGGAATACGAGACACAGGGGCTGGACTTCCGGCTCTGTGACGGCCTGTCCGGCATCGAGGCGGAGGAGACAGACACCGTGGTCATTGCCGGTATGGGCGGCGAGACCATCCGGGATATCCTCCGTGCCGCTCCATGGGCGGCGGACGGCCACCACACCCTGCTGCTGCAGCCCATGACCAAGGTGGAGCTGCTGCGGGGCTGGCTGCGGGAAAACGGATACCGCTGCACCGAGGAGCGTCTGGTGCAGGACAAGGGGAAATTGTATGTGATCCTGTCCGTCACCGGTGGCCCCTCCGGTGAGGCGTCGGATGCGGAGCGGTACGGCGGCTTCTGTCTGGAGCACGACCCTCTGTATGGCCTGTATCTGGAGCAGCAGCTGCGGCGGCTCTATCTGCGGATGGACGGCCTGCACCGGGGCGGAGACGAGAGCGAGGCGGAGCCGCTGGCGGCTCTGGCGGATATTCTGGAAGAAAAGAAGGAGGCGTGGCAGCGTGGTAACGGTCAATGA
- a CDS encoding Nif3-like dinuclear metal center hexameric protein, translating to MVTVNDVTQMMFRWAPPELAMDWDNVGLLVGRGDREVHRVLVALDVSPDVAAEAAETGTDLIVSHHPVMNIRWHAQQMQTLREDTRLGGLLTELVKRDISAMCMHTNLDAAEGGVNDCLACTLGLQDTKPLNEEKIGRIGTLSCEKPLEQFLSDVVKSLSCNGLRYRDGGRPVHRVAVGGGACGEYIPQAIAQGCDTFVTSDLRYNDFLDTQGLNLIDAGHFPTEDVVCQEIVRRLRETFPELEVTKSAVHGDAVKFYMR from the coding sequence GTGGTAACGGTCAATGATGTAACGCAGATGATGTTCCGGTGGGCTCCTCCGGAGCTGGCCATGGACTGGGATAATGTGGGTCTGCTGGTGGGCCGGGGCGACCGGGAGGTCCACCGGGTGCTGGTGGCGCTGGATGTGTCTCCGGACGTAGCGGCAGAGGCAGCAGAGACGGGGACCGACCTGATCGTGTCCCACCACCCGGTGATGAACATCCGCTGGCACGCCCAGCAGATGCAGACGCTCCGGGAGGATACCCGGCTGGGCGGGCTGCTGACGGAGTTGGTGAAGCGGGATATCTCCGCCATGTGTATGCACACCAATCTGGATGCGGCGGAGGGCGGCGTCAACGACTGTCTGGCCTGCACGCTGGGTCTGCAGGATACAAAACCGCTGAATGAGGAAAAAATCGGGCGGATCGGCACACTTTCTTGTGAAAAACCCCTTGAACAGTTCCTATCAGATGTGGTAAAATCATTAAGTTGCAATGGACTGCGATACAGAGACGGCGGCCGGCCCGTTCACAGGGTAGCCGTGGGCGGCGGAGCGTGTGGGGAATACATCCCTCAGGCCATCGCTCAGGGCTGCGACACCTTTGTGACATCCGACCTGCGGTACAATGACTTTCTGGATACGCAGGGGCTGAATCTCATCGATGCAGGACACTTCCCCACGGAGGATGTGGTGTGTCAGGAGATCGTCCGCCGGCTGCGGGAGACGTTCCCGGAGCTGGAGGTCACAAAGTCCGCCGTACATGGCGACGCAGTTAAATTTTACATGAGATAA
- a CDS encoding YebC/PmpR family DNA-binding transcriptional regulator, with protein MSGHSKWHNIQKTKGAADAKRSATFTKIAKEIIVAVKQGGSGDPANNSRLATVVAKAKAANMPNDNIKRTIDKALGAGNTDNYESVTYEGYGPCGVAVIVEALTDNRQRTAPEIRHYFDKFGKGMGAQGCVSWSFDRKGVIVIDNEDGELDEDAVMMDALDAGAEDFSPDGPVFEITTDPDSFNDVVKALEAKGYTFASAELEMVPQTYVTMTGEDDVKNMNKLIDMLEDNEDVQNVWHNWQQD; from the coding sequence ATGTCCGGACATTCCAAGTGGCACAATATCCAAAAGACCAAGGGTGCGGCTGACGCCAAGCGCTCCGCCACCTTCACCAAGATCGCCAAGGAGATCATCGTGGCCGTCAAGCAGGGCGGCAGCGGCGATCCCGCCAACAACTCCCGTCTGGCTACGGTGGTGGCCAAGGCCAAGGCCGCCAATATGCCCAATGACAACATCAAGCGTACCATCGACAAGGCACTGGGCGCCGGAAACACCGATAACTACGAGTCCGTCACCTATGAGGGCTACGGCCCCTGCGGTGTGGCCGTGATCGTGGAGGCCCTGACCGATAATCGTCAGCGCACCGCCCCGGAGATCCGCCATTACTTCGATAAGTTCGGCAAGGGCATGGGCGCTCAGGGCTGCGTATCCTGGTCCTTCGACCGCAAGGGTGTCATTGTCATCGACAATGAGGATGGCGAGCTGGATGAGGATGCCGTCATGATGGATGCGCTGGATGCCGGCGCCGAGGACTTCTCTCCCGACGGCCCCGTGTTCGAGATCACCACCGATCCCGACAGCTTCAACGATGTGGTGAAGGCGCTGGAGGCCAAGGGCTATACCTTCGCCAGCGCTGAGCTGGAGATGGTGCCGCAGACCTATGTGACCATGACCGGCGAGGATGATGTGAAGAACATGAACAAGCTCATCGATATGCTGGAGGACAACGAGGACGTGCAGAACGTGTGGCACAACTGGCAGCAGGACTAA